In the genome of Streptomyces collinus, one region contains:
- a CDS encoding ribonuclease D, which yields MTDAHDTAADSSLRTTGGAPPDDGGSSATEAPIPLLEPREGIPPVIADEAALARVIAAFEAGSGPVAVDAERASGYRYGQRAYLVQLRREGAGTALVDPVACPDLSALGDALSGVEWVLHAATQDLPCLREIGMVPTRLFDTELAGRLAGFPRVGLGAMVESVLGFVLEKGHSAVDWSTRPLPEPWLRYAALDVELLVDLRDALEKELDRQGKLEWARQEFDAIASAPPPEPRKDPWRRTSGMHKVRRRRQLAVVRELWQTRDRIAQRRDVSPGKVLGDTAIVEAALALPANVQALAALNGFGHRVGKRQLEQWQAAVDRAKALSEAQLPQPGQPVTGPPPPRAWADKDPAAAARLSAARAGVSALAEQVGMPQENLITPDTVRRVCWEPPAVVDAESVASALAGHGARPWQVEQVTPVLVEALSAKEA from the coding sequence GTGACCGACGCCCACGACACCGCAGCAGACAGCTCACTGCGAACCACCGGAGGCGCCCCTCCGGACGACGGCGGATCTTCTGCTACGGAGGCGCCGATCCCTTTGCTGGAGCCGCGTGAGGGCATTCCGCCCGTCATCGCGGACGAGGCCGCCCTGGCCCGGGTGATCGCCGCCTTCGAGGCGGGATCCGGGCCCGTCGCCGTCGACGCCGAGCGCGCGTCCGGCTACCGCTACGGACAGCGCGCCTACCTCGTGCAGCTGCGCCGCGAGGGCGCAGGCACGGCCCTCGTCGACCCCGTGGCCTGCCCCGACCTGTCCGCCCTCGGTGACGCCCTGTCCGGCGTCGAGTGGGTGCTGCACGCCGCCACCCAGGACCTGCCGTGCCTGCGCGAGATAGGCATGGTGCCGACGCGGTTGTTCGACACGGAGCTGGCCGGGCGGCTCGCCGGGTTCCCCCGGGTCGGCCTCGGCGCGATGGTCGAGAGCGTGCTGGGCTTCGTCCTGGAGAAGGGGCACTCCGCCGTCGACTGGTCGACCCGGCCGCTGCCCGAGCCCTGGCTGCGTTACGCGGCGCTGGACGTCGAGCTGCTCGTCGACCTGCGCGACGCGCTGGAGAAGGAGCTGGACCGGCAGGGCAAGCTGGAGTGGGCCCGCCAGGAGTTCGACGCGATCGCCTCGGCTCCCCCGCCCGAGCCCCGCAAGGACCCATGGCGGCGTACGTCCGGCATGCACAAGGTCCGCCGCCGGCGGCAGCTGGCCGTCGTGCGGGAGCTGTGGCAGACCCGGGACCGGATCGCGCAGCGGCGGGACGTGTCGCCGGGCAAGGTGCTCGGGGACACGGCGATCGTGGAGGCGGCGCTGGCGCTTCCGGCCAATGTGCAGGCACTGGCCGCGCTGAACGGTTTCGGACACCGCGTGGGCAAGCGGCAGCTGGAGCAGTGGCAGGCGGCGGTGGACCGGGCGAAGGCGCTGAGCGAGGCGCAGCTGCCGCAGCCGGGGCAGCCGGTGACCGGGCCTCCGCCGCCGCGCGCCTGGGCCGACAAGGACCCCGCGGCCGCGGCGCGGCTGTCCGCCGCCCGGGCCGGGGTGTCGGCGCTGGCCGAGCAGGTCGGCATGCCGCAGGAGAACCTGATCACCCCGGACACGGTGCGGCGGGTGTGCTGGGAGCCGCCGGCGGTGGTGGACGCCGAGTCTGTGGCCTCTGCCCTGGCCGGGCACGGTGCGCGGCCCTGGCAGGTGGAGCAGGTGACCCCCGTGCTCGTGGAGGCCCTGTCCGCCAAGGAGGCCTAG
- a CDS encoding carbohydrate ABC transporter permease: protein MTRRAVTRVLVYLSLITATALVLLPLAAVFLTSLKSEKEMADGSGALALPDDPFNLDNYVTAFQDGRMLSAFGNTAVILVVAIGGTVLIGSMTAYAVDRFRFRFRTWVLALFLIAALVPGVTTQVATFQIVNSFGMFDSLWAPIALYMGTDIVSIYIFLQFVRSIPVSLDESARIDGANAFTVYRKVIFPLLKPAIATVVIVKGITVYNDFYIPFLYMPSEDLGVISTSLFRFKGPFGAHWETISAGAILVIVPTLVVFLFLQRFIYNGFTRGATK from the coding sequence ATGACGCGCCGCGCGGTGACCCGCGTCCTCGTGTACCTGTCGCTGATCACCGCGACCGCGCTGGTCCTGCTCCCGCTGGCCGCGGTGTTCCTGACGTCCCTGAAGTCGGAGAAGGAGATGGCGGACGGCAGCGGCGCGCTCGCCCTGCCGGACGACCCGTTCAACCTCGACAACTACGTGACGGCGTTCCAGGACGGCCGGATGCTCTCGGCCTTCGGCAACACGGCCGTCATTCTTGTCGTAGCCATCGGCGGCACGGTCCTGATCGGCTCGATGACGGCCTACGCCGTCGACCGCTTCCGCTTCCGTTTCCGCACGTGGGTCCTGGCCCTGTTCCTGATCGCCGCGCTGGTCCCCGGCGTGACCACCCAGGTGGCCACCTTCCAGATCGTCAACAGCTTCGGCATGTTCGACAGCCTCTGGGCGCCGATCGCCCTCTACATGGGCACCGACATCGTCTCGATCTACATCTTCCTGCAGTTCGTCCGCTCGATCCCGGTCTCCCTGGACGAGTCGGCCCGCATCGACGGCGCCAACGCCTTCACGGTCTACCGCAAGGTCATCTTCCCGCTGCTGAAACCGGCGATCGCGACGGTCGTGATCGTGAAGGGGATCACCGTCTACAACGACTTCTACATCCCCTTCCTCTACATGCCCTCCGAAGATCTTGGCGTGATCTCGACGTCGCTGTTCCGCTTCAAGGGCCCGTTCGGCGCCCACTGGGAGACGATCTCGGCCGGAGCGATCCTCGTCATCGTCCCCACGCTGGTCGTCTTCCTGTTCCTCCAGCGGTTCATCTACAACGGCTTCACCCGGGGCGCCACGAAGTAG
- a CDS encoding ABC transporter substrate-binding protein, with translation MNRRTLLALAVGAALLASGCTGSGGSTQGADAKAPDDPSKVDGTITVLTHRTDLVQDGTMKKYAAEFNKTYPKVKVEFDGITDYEGEVKIRMNTENYGDVLMIPAVIEKKDYPKFFASLGGKEERSKKYRFTDYTAVGGKVYGQSPLGAVPGFIYNKKVWREAGVTDWPTTPDEFLAGLKAVKSKTDAVPYYTNFKDGWPLSQWTGVRGSVSCDEQATTRWAEGNPWAEGGELRVADRLLYDIVHQGLVEKDPTTTNWEASKPRLAKGEIATMWLGSWAVIQMQGAAKQAGTDPDDIGFMPFPAQKDGTFCAVTSPDYNQAVNVHSEHKEAARAWIDWFTDESGYAQDNLALSPLKDAPLPDMLKPYEEAGVKLLDLDDSKGAELKTIENQSEVGINKPDYRKELVDMARGARKGDPDDYLDGLGEKWTETRKSLGY, from the coding sequence ATGAACCGCCGTACCCTCCTCGCCCTCGCCGTGGGCGCGGCCCTGCTGGCCTCCGGCTGCACCGGCTCCGGAGGCTCCACCCAGGGCGCCGACGCGAAGGCGCCCGACGATCCCTCCAAGGTCGACGGGACCATCACCGTCCTCACCCACCGGACCGACCTCGTGCAGGACGGGACGATGAAGAAGTACGCCGCCGAGTTCAACAAGACGTATCCGAAGGTGAAGGTCGAGTTCGACGGCATCACCGACTACGAGGGCGAAGTCAAGATCCGTATGAACACGGAGAACTACGGCGACGTCCTCATGATCCCCGCGGTGATCGAGAAGAAGGACTACCCCAAGTTCTTCGCCTCCCTGGGCGGCAAGGAGGAGCGGAGCAAGAAGTACCGCTTCACCGACTACACGGCCGTCGGCGGAAAGGTCTACGGCCAGAGCCCGCTCGGCGCGGTCCCCGGGTTCATCTACAACAAGAAGGTGTGGAGAGAGGCCGGGGTCACCGACTGGCCCACGACACCGGACGAGTTCCTCGCCGGCCTCAAGGCGGTCAAGTCGAAGACCGACGCGGTCCCCTACTACACCAACTTCAAGGACGGCTGGCCGCTCAGCCAGTGGACGGGCGTGAGGGGCTCGGTCAGCTGCGACGAGCAGGCCACCACCAGGTGGGCCGAGGGCAACCCCTGGGCCGAGGGCGGCGAACTGCGGGTGGCGGACCGCCTGTTGTACGACATCGTGCACCAGGGGCTCGTCGAGAAGGACCCGACGACCACCAACTGGGAGGCGTCCAAGCCCAGGTTGGCCAAGGGGGAGATCGCCACCATGTGGCTCGGCTCCTGGGCGGTCATCCAGATGCAGGGCGCGGCGAAGCAGGCAGGCACCGACCCGGACGACATCGGGTTCATGCCCTTCCCCGCCCAGAAGGACGGCACCTTCTGCGCGGTGACGTCGCCCGACTACAACCAGGCCGTCAACGTCCACTCCGAGCACAAGGAGGCCGCCCGCGCCTGGATCGACTGGTTCACCGACGAGTCCGGCTACGCGCAGGACAACCTGGCGCTGTCCCCGCTCAAGGACGCCCCGCTGCCCGACATGCTGAAGCCGTACGAGGAGGCGGGCGTCAAGCTCCTCGACCTCGACGACAGCAAGGGCGCCGAGCTGAAGACCATCGAGAACCAGTCCGAGGTCGGCATCAACAAACCCGACTACCGCAAGGAACTCGTCGACATGGCCCGCGGCGCCAGGAAGGGCGACCCGGACGACTACCTGGACGGCCTCGGTGAGAAGTGGACCGAGACCCGGAAGTCGCTGGGGTACTGA
- a CDS encoding Lrp/AsnC family transcriptional regulator, with protein MQSQALDPLDRKLLQALQLDGRAPFNRIADVLGVSDQTVARRFRRLRSTLQLRVLGITDESRLGGNTWLLRLGCTPDTAEQLASALARRPDTAHISVISGGTEVMCAMKPRTRQARDELLLDRLQRSPRVTSVSAHCLLHRFYGGPLGWLSKINALSPDERAALSPPPVCPGTDGVVLDAADEALLAVLARDGRAPLTELQASTGLSESAVRRRLDRLRSTGVLYLTVQFDNEHFGNDVVAMLWLTVAPAALAEIGRALASHVEVSFAAATTGQANIVAATLHPSTGDLYAYLSDTIGALDGVRSAETTLTLRQVKQLAYEPGR; from the coding sequence GTGCAGTCCCAGGCACTCGATCCACTCGACCGGAAGCTGCTGCAGGCGCTGCAGCTCGACGGCCGGGCGCCGTTCAACCGGATCGCGGACGTCCTGGGAGTGTCCGACCAGACCGTCGCACGCCGCTTCCGGCGGCTGCGCAGCACCCTCCAGCTGCGGGTGCTCGGCATCACCGACGAAAGCCGGCTCGGCGGCAACACCTGGCTGCTGCGCCTGGGCTGCACCCCGGACACCGCCGAACAACTGGCGAGCGCACTCGCCCGGCGTCCGGACACCGCCCACATCAGCGTGATCTCGGGCGGCACCGAAGTGATGTGCGCCATGAAGCCCCGCACGCGGCAGGCGAGGGACGAACTGCTCCTCGACCGCTTGCAGCGAAGCCCGCGCGTCACCTCGGTCAGCGCCCACTGCCTGCTGCACCGCTTCTACGGGGGCCCGCTCGGGTGGCTCAGCAAGATCAACGCCCTCTCCCCCGACGAACGGGCCGCCCTGAGCCCGCCCCCCGTCTGTCCGGGCACGGACGGCGTCGTCCTGGACGCTGCCGACGAGGCGCTGCTCGCCGTTCTCGCCCGGGACGGACGGGCCCCGCTCACCGAACTCCAGGCGAGCACCGGCCTGTCGGAATCGGCGGTGCGACGGCGCCTGGACCGGCTGCGCTCCACCGGGGTCCTCTACCTGACCGTGCAGTTCGACAACGAACACTTCGGCAACGACGTCGTCGCCATGCTGTGGCTCACCGTCGCCCCGGCGGCCCTCGCCGAGATCGGCCGTGCCCTCGCCTCGCACGTCGAGGTGAGTTTCGCGGCGGCCACCACCGGCCAGGCCAACATCGTCGCCGCCACCCTGCATCCGAGCACCGGCGACCTCTACGCCTACCTCAGCGACACCATCGGAGCCCTGGACGGGGTCCGCTCCGCCGAGACCACCCTCACGCTGCGCCAGGTCAAGCAGCTCGCCTACGAGCCCGGCCGCTGA
- a CDS encoding DUF3000 domain-containing protein produces the protein MAAAQGRLSDGAGGMDEAKDTENDRREADSAPLPFRAAVDALRTARLRPQIEVEPTPAPKRLAPYSYALEAAVVDGDQDLADGRLVLLHDPAGHDAWRGTFRLVTLVRAELEPEMAADPLLPEVCWSWLTGALQTRGLTYGEPSGTVTRASSHYFGGLSARPAASQIEIRASWTPREGLGGAPDTAAHLASWCDLLAQIAGLPPAGPGDASVVTLPQRRGPQSR, from the coding sequence ATGGCTGCGGCTCAGGGACGACTGTCGGACGGCGCTGGCGGTATGGACGAAGCGAAGGACACCGAGAACGACCGGCGGGAGGCGGACTCCGCCCCGCTGCCCTTCCGGGCCGCCGTCGACGCGCTGAGGACGGCGCGGCTGCGGCCCCAGATCGAGGTCGAGCCGACGCCCGCGCCGAAGCGGCTCGCCCCCTACTCCTATGCGCTGGAGGCGGCGGTCGTCGACGGCGACCAGGACCTGGCCGACGGCCGGCTGGTGCTGCTGCACGACCCGGCCGGGCACGACGCGTGGCGGGGCACGTTCCGGCTGGTGACGCTGGTGCGCGCGGAGCTGGAGCCGGAGATGGCGGCGGATCCGTTGCTGCCGGAGGTGTGCTGGTCCTGGCTGACCGGTGCGCTGCAGACGCGCGGGCTGACGTACGGGGAGCCGAGCGGCACCGTCACGCGCGCGAGCTCCCACTACTTCGGCGGGCTGTCCGCGCGCCCGGCCGCCTCGCAGATCGAGATCCGCGCGTCGTGGACGCCGCGCGAGGGCCTGGGCGGAGCCCCGGACACGGCCGCACACCTGGCGTCCTGGTGCGATCTGCTCGCCCAGATCGCGGGGCTGCCCCCGGCCGGTCCGGGCGACGCGTCCGTGGTGACGCTGCCCCAGCGGCGAGGGCCGCAGTCCCGCTGA
- the hemE gene encoding uroporphyrinogen decarboxylase has translation MSANDAPRAQQPSAAYDSAFLKACRREPVPHTPVWFMRQAGRSLPEYRKVREGIPMLESCMRPELVTEITLQPVRRHGVDAAIYFSDIVVPLKAIGIDLDIKPGVGPVVERPIRTREDLAQLRDLTPEDVSYVTEAIGLLTRELGATPLIGFAGAPFTLASYLVEGGPSRTYENAKAMMYGDPELWADLLDRLADITAAFLKVQIEAGASAVQLFDSWAGALAPVDYRRSVLSASAKVFDAVAGYGVPRIHFGVGTGELLPLMSEAGADVVGVDWRVPMDEAARRIGPGKALQGNLDPTVLFAPTEAVEAKTREVLDSAKDLEGHVFNLGHGVMPSTDPDALTRLVEYVHTRTAR, from the coding sequence GTGAGTGCCAACGACGCCCCCAGGGCCCAGCAGCCGTCCGCCGCGTACGACTCCGCCTTCCTCAAGGCCTGCCGGCGCGAGCCCGTGCCGCACACGCCGGTGTGGTTCATGCGGCAGGCCGGGCGCTCACTGCCGGAGTACCGCAAGGTGCGCGAGGGCATCCCGATGCTCGAATCCTGCATGCGGCCCGAACTGGTCACCGAGATCACCCTCCAGCCGGTGCGCCGGCACGGCGTGGACGCGGCGATCTACTTCAGCGACATCGTCGTCCCGCTCAAGGCCATCGGCATCGACCTCGACATCAAGCCCGGCGTCGGCCCGGTCGTCGAGCGCCCGATCCGCACCCGCGAGGACCTCGCGCAGCTGCGCGACCTGACCCCCGAGGACGTCTCCTACGTCACCGAGGCCATCGGCCTGCTCACCCGCGAGCTCGGCGCCACGCCCCTCATCGGCTTCGCCGGCGCCCCCTTCACCCTCGCCAGCTACCTCGTCGAGGGCGGCCCGTCCCGTACGTACGAGAACGCCAAGGCCATGATGTACGGCGACCCCGAGCTGTGGGCCGACCTGCTCGACCGCCTCGCGGACATCACCGCCGCGTTCCTGAAGGTGCAGATCGAGGCCGGCGCCTCGGCGGTGCAGCTGTTCGACTCCTGGGCCGGTGCGCTGGCGCCCGTCGACTACCGCCGCTCGGTGCTGTCCGCGTCGGCGAAGGTCTTCGATGCCGTCGCCGGCTACGGCGTCCCGCGCATCCACTTCGGGGTCGGCACCGGCGAGCTGCTCCCGCTCATGAGCGAGGCCGGCGCGGACGTCGTCGGCGTCGACTGGCGCGTCCCGATGGACGAGGCCGCCCGCCGCATCGGCCCCGGCAAGGCGCTCCAGGGCAACCTCGACCCGACCGTGCTGTTCGCCCCGACGGAGGCCGTCGAGGCCAAGACCCGCGAGGTCCTGGACTCGGCGAAGGACCTGGAGGGCCACGTCTTCAACCTCGGCCACGGCGTCATGCCGTCCACCGACCCGGACGCCCTGACCCGGCTGGTGGAGTACGTCCACACGCGGACGGCCCGCTGA
- a CDS encoding carbohydrate ABC transporter permease, producing MTGTTETAAVEAAAGAATAPVPAPAPRPARLWRGATPWLFLLAPLTLLIVFTYAPIANMVAYSFTDWDGVSPGLNYTGAENYTELFTRSELFEVFWVSGYYLAASVIQIVAALYFATILSFNVRFRNFFKGVLFFPYLINGVAIGFVFLYFFQDGGTLDSVLSLFGVETDRAWLGTPESANTSLAAVSVWRYLGLNFVLFLGAIQSIPGELYEAAELDGANRWHQFRHIIAPGIKPVLSLTVILSISGSLSVFEIPYIMTGGATGTETFVIQTVKLAFQFNKTGLASAAAVVLLLIVLVVTWVQRRLAPDDKVDLV from the coding sequence ATGACGGGCACCACCGAGACGGCCGCCGTCGAGGCAGCCGCCGGGGCGGCCACCGCCCCCGTCCCGGCCCCCGCCCCGCGCCCGGCACGTCTTTGGCGCGGGGCCACCCCCTGGCTCTTCCTGCTCGCCCCGCTCACTCTCCTGATCGTCTTCACCTACGCGCCGATCGCCAACATGGTCGCGTACAGCTTCACCGACTGGGACGGGGTGAGCCCCGGGCTGAACTACACGGGAGCCGAGAACTACACCGAACTCTTCACCCGCTCCGAGCTGTTCGAGGTCTTCTGGGTCAGCGGCTACTACCTGGCGGCATCGGTGATCCAGATCGTGGCCGCGCTCTACTTCGCCACGATCCTCAGCTTCAACGTCCGCTTCCGGAACTTCTTCAAGGGCGTGCTGTTCTTCCCGTACCTGATCAACGGCGTCGCGATCGGCTTCGTCTTCCTCTACTTCTTCCAGGACGGCGGCACCCTCGACTCCGTGCTGAGCCTGTTCGGCGTGGAGACGGACCGGGCCTGGCTGGGCACCCCGGAGTCGGCGAACACCTCTCTCGCCGCCGTCTCCGTCTGGCGCTACCTGGGCCTGAACTTCGTCCTCTTCCTCGGCGCGATCCAGTCGATCCCCGGGGAGCTGTACGAGGCGGCCGAGCTGGACGGCGCGAACCGCTGGCACCAGTTCCGCCACATCATCGCGCCGGGCATCAAACCGGTGCTGAGCCTGACGGTGATCCTCTCGATCTCCGGTTCGCTCTCGGTCTTCGAGATCCCGTACATCATGACCGGCGGCGCGACCGGCACCGAGACGTTCGTGATCCAGACCGTGAAGCTGGCGTTCCAGTTCAACAAGACGGGGCTCGCCTCGGCGGCCGCGGTCGTGCTGCTGCTGATCGTCCTGGTGGTGACCTGGGTGCAGCGCCGTCTCGCCCCGGACGACAAGGTGGACCTCGTATGA
- a CDS encoding response regulator transcription factor, whose product MSVLLEQPASLVAYRPNKPTAMVVVADPRVRSTVTRHLWALGVRDVIEASSIAEARPRIGNPRDICVADVHLPDGSGLTLLSETRAAGWPNGLALSAADDIGAVRNALAGGVKGYVVTGTRTNVGLPTRPGAAPIGAAAARLHRRPPGAPSHPGGYRELSGREVEVLRLVAEGQSNKAIGVSMGLSALTVKSHLARIARKLGTGDRAGMVAVALRTGIIH is encoded by the coding sequence GTGTCCGTTCTCCTCGAGCAGCCCGCAAGCCTGGTCGCCTACCGCCCGAACAAGCCGACCGCCATGGTGGTCGTGGCCGACCCGCGCGTCCGCTCCACCGTCACCCGCCACCTGTGGGCGCTCGGTGTGCGCGACGTCATCGAGGCCTCGTCCATCGCGGAGGCTCGTCCCCGCATCGGCAACCCCCGCGACATCTGTGTCGCCGACGTCCACCTGCCGGACGGTTCCGGCCTCACCCTGCTGTCGGAGACCCGCGCCGCGGGCTGGCCCAACGGGCTCGCCCTCTCCGCCGCCGACGACATCGGCGCCGTGCGCAACGCACTCGCCGGCGGGGTGAAGGGGTACGTCGTCACCGGCACCCGTACCAACGTCGGGCTCCCCACCCGGCCGGGCGCCGCCCCCATCGGCGCCGCCGCCGCGCGACTGCACCGCCGCCCCCCGGGTGCCCCGAGCCACCCGGGCGGCTACCGCGAACTGTCCGGCCGCGAGGTCGAGGTTTTGCGGCTGGTCGCGGAAGGCCAGTCGAACAAGGCCATCGGCGTCTCGATGGGCCTGTCCGCCCTGACCGTCAAGAGCCACCTCGCCCGCATCGCCCGCAAGCTCGGCACGGGCGACCGCGCCGGCATGGTCGCGGTGGCACTGCGGACCGGGATCATCCACTGA
- a CDS encoding glycoside hydrolase family 2 protein, with protein MLEATPLGEGWILRHDSDTLPAVVPGCVHTDLMAAGVIPDPFLGRHETEVAWVGRRDWTYEREVGDSGGQEQTDLVFDGLDTVAEISLDGRLLGTVRNMHRSYRFDVTGLSGRLSVRFVSAYAEAEAVRGRVGERPAAYAEPYPYLRKMACSFGWDWGPTLVTAGIWRPVRLEHWSTARIARVRPLVTVEEGTGVVELAVDVERTRVEAALTVEATVAGVRARAEIEGSGGVVRLRVPDARLWWPRGYGEQPLHDVELKLLHGEEPLDVWRRRVGFRTVELDRRPDAHGTGFTLVVNGERLFARGVNWIPDDVFPSRITRERYRERLEQAAGAGVDLVRIWGGGIYESEDFYDACDELGLLVWQDFPFACAAYPEEQPLRGEVEAEARENVVRLMPHPSLVLWNGNNENLWGFRDWEWEPRLAGDSWGEGYYLGVLPRVVAELDPTRPYTAGSPWSGSWEHHPNDPAHGTHHSWEVWNRQDYADYRLSVPRFVAEFGWQAPPAYSTLRRALPGEELAPDSPGVLHHQKADDGNGKLERGLARHFAVPDGDFDRWHYLMQLNQARAVAAGIEHWRSHWPVCAGTIVWQLNDCWPVTSWAAIDGDGREKPLYHELRRLYADRLPTFQMWDGGLVLAACNQGPAEWRGALTLRRMSVEGEVLARKDVDLAAGRRAVARVGVPRELMPAGPGEFLVADVWGSPRSSGAESGGGLRALHFPVPDREVPYPAPEFEVGLAPGGITVTARTLVRDLLLQADRLDPGARADRGLVTLLPGEEVTIGVRGWKTPDAKTARSALYCVEPTR; from the coding sequence ATGCTGGAGGCGACACCGCTCGGCGAGGGATGGATCCTGCGACACGACTCGGACACGCTGCCCGCCGTCGTGCCGGGGTGCGTGCACACCGACCTCATGGCCGCCGGGGTGATTCCGGACCCGTTCCTCGGCCGCCACGAGACCGAGGTGGCGTGGGTGGGGCGCCGGGACTGGACGTACGAGCGGGAGGTCGGCGACTCAGGGGGGCAGGAGCAGACCGACCTGGTCTTCGACGGGCTCGACACCGTCGCCGAGATCTCCCTGGACGGGCGGCTGCTGGGGACGGTGCGCAACATGCACCGCTCGTACCGGTTCGACGTGACGGGCCTGTCCGGGCGGCTGTCCGTGCGGTTCGTCTCCGCCTACGCCGAGGCCGAGGCCGTGCGCGGCCGGGTGGGTGAGCGGCCGGCCGCCTACGCCGAGCCCTACCCGTACCTGCGCAAGATGGCCTGCTCCTTCGGCTGGGACTGGGGGCCGACCCTGGTGACGGCCGGGATCTGGCGGCCGGTGCGCCTGGAGCACTGGTCGACGGCCCGGATCGCCCGGGTGCGCCCGCTGGTCACCGTCGAGGAGGGCACCGGCGTCGTCGAACTGGCCGTCGACGTCGAGCGGACCCGGGTCGAGGCAGCGCTGACCGTGGAGGCGACCGTCGCGGGGGTGCGGGCGCGGGCAGAGATCGAGGGGTCCGGCGGGGTCGTACGGCTGCGGGTGCCGGACGCGCGGCTGTGGTGGCCACGCGGGTACGGCGAACAGCCGCTCCACGACGTGGAGTTGAAGCTGCTGCACGGCGAGGAGCCGCTGGACGTGTGGCGGCGGCGGGTCGGCTTCCGGACCGTGGAGCTGGACCGGCGGCCCGACGCGCACGGCACCGGCTTCACCCTCGTCGTCAACGGCGAGCGGCTCTTCGCGCGGGGCGTCAACTGGATCCCCGACGACGTCTTCCCGTCCCGGATCACCCGCGAGCGCTACCGGGAGCGGCTGGAGCAGGCGGCCGGCGCGGGCGTTGACCTCGTGCGGATCTGGGGCGGCGGGATCTACGAGAGCGAGGACTTCTACGACGCCTGCGACGAACTGGGGCTGCTGGTCTGGCAGGACTTCCCCTTCGCGTGCGCGGCCTACCCCGAGGAGCAGCCGTTGCGCGGCGAGGTGGAGGCCGAGGCGCGGGAGAACGTCGTACGGCTGATGCCGCACCCGTCGCTCGTGCTGTGGAACGGCAACAACGAGAACCTGTGGGGCTTCAGGGACTGGGAGTGGGAGCCGCGGCTGGCCGGGGACTCCTGGGGGGAGGGCTACTACCTGGGCGTACTGCCGCGCGTGGTGGCCGAGTTGGACCCGACCCGGCCGTACACCGCGGGCAGCCCCTGGTCCGGGTCCTGGGAGCACCACCCGAACGACCCGGCGCACGGCACCCACCACTCGTGGGAGGTGTGGAACCGGCAGGACTACGCGGACTACCGGCTGAGCGTGCCGCGGTTCGTCGCCGAGTTCGGCTGGCAGGCGCCGCCCGCGTACAGCACCCTGCGCCGGGCGCTGCCCGGGGAGGAGCTCGCGCCGGACTCCCCCGGCGTGCTGCACCACCAGAAGGCGGACGACGGCAACGGCAAGCTGGAGCGGGGGCTCGCACGGCATTTCGCCGTGCCGGACGGGGACTTCGACCGCTGGCACTACCTCATGCAGCTCAACCAGGCGCGGGCGGTCGCGGCCGGGATCGAGCACTGGCGCTCCCACTGGCCGGTGTGCGCGGGCACGATCGTCTGGCAGCTCAACGACTGCTGGCCGGTGACCTCCTGGGCGGCGATCGACGGGGACGGCCGCGAGAAGCCGCTCTACCACGAGCTGAGGCGGCTCTACGCGGACCGGTTGCCGACGTTCCAGATGTGGGACGGCGGGCTGGTGCTGGCCGCCTGCAACCAGGGGCCGGCGGAGTGGCGGGGGGCGCTGACCCTGCGGCGCATGTCCGTCGAGGGCGAGGTGCTGGCCCGGAAGGACGTCGACCTGGCGGCCGGGAGGCGGGCCGTGGCCCGTGTCGGCGTGCCGCGGGAGCTGATGCCCGCCGGGCCCGGGGAGTTCCTGGTCGCGGACGTGTGGGGGTCCCCCCGCTCGAGCGGAGCCGAGAGTGGGGGAGGGCTGCGGGCGCTGCACTTCCCGGTGCCCGACCGCGAAGTGCCCTACCCCGCTCCGGAGTTCGAGGTCGGGCTCGCGCCGGGCGGCATCACGGTGACCGCCCGCACCCTGGTCCGGGACCTGCTGCTCCAGGCCGACCGGCTCGACCCCGGGGCGCGGGCCGACCGGGGGCTGGTCACGCTGCTGCCGGGCGAAGAGGTGACCATCGGGGTGCGCGGCTGGAAGACTCCGGACGCGAAGACCGCCCGTTCGGCCCTGTACTGCGTGGAGCCCACCCGATGA